Below is a genomic region from Echinicola rosea.
TAAATGTCCTGGACCTAAAAAAAGACACCTTCACCCGTATCCGCTCAGACCGGTCCGACCCAAACAAACTCCAAGGAAACAATATTTACAAAGTCAGTGCAGGTCAGGATGGCAGCCTGTGGGTGGCCGTCTATAACGAAGGCATCTTCCAATATCATCCACACTACCATAAATTCAACTCCATACGCTTTATTACGGACGCTACGGACAAGTACTACTCCCGCGTGTCCAGCATGATCCAACATAATGAAAATGAGTATCTCTTTACTACATATTCGGGGCTTTTTGTGAAAAACTTCCGCACCGGCAAGACGGAAAAATACACCCTTTCGGAAGGTGACCAAAGCAGTGTAAACAGGCTGGCCATGATCACCCGGATCAGCGAGGATATCTATTGGATTTCTACTTGGGCGCACTTTGTTTATGAATGGAACCACCGCACCAAAACCCTCCGCCCACTTCAGCACAAAACGCCTTCTGGAGAGTTTCTTCCGGAATTCAACCTTCCGATCTTGCATGATAGCCAAGGGAGAACATGGATTGGCAACTCAGAAAAAGGGCTTTTTATCTGGAACCCCGAGACCCAAACGGCAGTCCCTTTCCCCCTCAGTGACAGGCTTATCCAAGGGGACAACCACGATGAATTTATCTCCTACATTTTTGAGGACAGCCAGCACCGGATTTGGGTGGGCAGTCAGGGAGGGCTTAACCTCCTTAATGAAAAAGACAGTAGCTTCACCAAGTTTGCCCACGAAGAAAACAATCCCCAAAGCCTCACCAACAATAAAATCAACCATATCTCAGAAGATCATCTGGGCAACCTGTGGGTAAGCACCGAGCTTGGGCTAAGTAAGTTCAACGTGGAGAATAAGACCTTCACGAATTATTACACGCGCGATGGCCTACCGAGCAATGTCATCAGCTCCACACTTGAAGACACCCAGCATAACCTTTGGATAGCTACTGCGGAGGGTATCTCCATGATGAACGCAGCAGGTGAATTCAGGAATTACAACCAACAGGACGGGTTAATGGACAACTACTTTATCTTCCGCGCTGCCTACAAGGACGATGACGGAAGGCTGTTCTTTGGGTCATCCAGTGGTCTGGAATATTTTGACCCACTTAGGATTCCTGAAAACACCAGTCCGCCCAATGTTCAGATTACAGGAATTGACTTATTCAACACCCCGATAACTCCCGGGGATTCCTCGGGGATATTGCAAAAGGCCATCCCGTACACTGAAGCCATTACCTTTGACCATGAGCAGTCAGTCATTTCCTTCCACTTCACTGCCCTAAACCTGGTCAATGGCCACAAGAATAAATTCCAGTACCGGCTTTATGGCTATGACAAAACCTGGCGACCAGTCACTTCCAACCGAAGCACCACCTATACCAATTTACCCCCGGGCAATTATACTTTCCAGGTAAAAGCTTGTAATAACGATGGGTTTTGGTCCACTGAAAATGCCAGCATTGCCGTCACGATCTTACCGCCTTGGTACTTGACTTGGTGGTTCAAGACCCTATTTACGATTGCATTGCTAGGCGTAATTCTTTACCAATACCAGCGCATTTCGCAAAATAAAGAACGACTCGAAAACCTCGTGGTACAGCGAACAGCTGAAATCCAACAACAGAAAGAACAGATCGAATCACAGCACGACAGCCTTCAGGAAAAAAACCTACGGATAGAAAGCCTACTGAGAGAACTTAACCACCGCGTAAAAAACAACCTCCAGCTGGTTTCGAGCATCCTAAACCTGCAAAGCCGCAGTGTCAAGGATAAAAATGCCAAAGTGGCCCTCATCGATGGAAGAATGCGGATGCAGGCACTTTCCCTGCTTCACCAAA
It encodes:
- a CDS encoding ligand-binding sensor domain-containing protein, coding for MQKVLPIFWCLLLCFLAQTAFSQDLLPVFRKYGTEQGINQPFPYDILHSESGYVWIAGENGLWKFDGQNFQHYAHEVEDSTSLAFDFVWVLFEDSKNNIWAGTYGGGVSKYDPRTDKFTNFSFEELNPNSLSDDQVRGIAEDPEGNIWLGTSNGLCKLNPTTQQFTRYTTANGLLSKTIRQIKLSSDESRLFIATGNGLNILDLNSMEFSGIKHLPDDPKSLSHFYIYDIQEYPKGTLWIGTGGGLDRLHLKTGKITHYHSSPNPSSISHDVIFSIGHHLDHPDKLFVGTLDGLNVLDLKKDTFTRIRSDRSDPNKLQGNNIYKVSAGQDGSLWVAVYNEGIFQYHPHYHKFNSIRFITDATDKYYSRVSSMIQHNENEYLFTTYSGLFVKNFRTGKTEKYTLSEGDQSSVNRLAMITRISEDIYWISTWAHFVYEWNHRTKTLRPLQHKTPSGEFLPEFNLPILHDSQGRTWIGNSEKGLFIWNPETQTAVPFPLSDRLIQGDNHDEFISYIFEDSQHRIWVGSQGGLNLLNEKDSSFTKFAHEENNPQSLTNNKINHISEDHLGNLWVSTELGLSKFNVENKTFTNYYTRDGLPSNVISSTLEDTQHNLWIATAEGISMMNAAGEFRNYNQQDGLMDNYFIFRAAYKDDDGRLFFGSSSGLEYFDPLRIPENTSPPNVQITGIDLFNTPITPGDSSGILQKAIPYTEAITFDHEQSVISFHFTALNLVNGHKNKFQYRLYGYDKTWRPVTSNRSTTYTNLPPGNYTFQVKACNNDGFWSTENASIAVTILPPWYLTWWFKTLFTIALLGVILYQYQRISQNKERLENLVVQRTAEIQQQKEQIESQHDSLQEKNLRIESLLRELNHRVKNNLQLVSSILNLQSRSVKDKNAKVALIDGRMRMQALSLLHQKLYVTDNDSQVNCKTYISDLFDQIEAAFKSRYKTFHYQFTGDDFSLGLDKAIPLGLILNELITNSFKHVQEEKIQIELSLRLDGSLVHFTFRDNGQGLTASTIRESNSFGWSMIRSLVMQLHGKLDIAEETNTTIHLIFKK